In a genomic window of Sulfurisphaera tokodaii str. 7:
- the cas6 gene encoding CRISPR-associated endoribonuclease Cas6, whose protein sequence is MIFWIRFSLKFKDEVIVQPFTSKVSRIVMNNYPSYVKISESSEPLKPVRVTVIKDEEGRSIFKGMDKNVLRLKPQINYFFDLTSLDINLFEEIVSNPYFNTKVYSTEASVEVGETKVFEEVEIEDSKAYKIEFKTPTLIQPPRPNFKRKKNRYLLFPFSPYFLVSIQRHWNKYQEKKIIISYSRALYYFKEVDYNLKPVTVIYDKSKVRGFVGWTLFTLEARKNSSLREGIRKLLAYSNYIGVGKSRAIGFGEVMVKGVRK, encoded by the coding sequence TTGATATTTTGGATTAGGTTCTCGCTTAAGTTTAAGGATGAAGTAATCGTGCAGCCCTTTACCTCTAAAGTCTCCAGGATTGTGATGAACAACTACCCTTCTTATGTGAAGATTTCTGAGAGTAGTGAGCCCTTGAAGCCGGTTAGGGTTACAGTAATCAAGGATGAAGAAGGGAGATCGATATTTAAGGGGATGGACAAAAATGTATTGAGGCTCAAGCCCCAAATCAACTACTTTTTTGACTTGACTAGTCTAGATATTAACCTCTTCGAAGAAATTGTATCTAACCCTTATTTTAATACTAAGGTTTACAGTACTGAGGCTTCTGTTGAAGTTGGAGAGACTAAAGTGTTTGAAGAGGTAGAGATAGAAGATTCTAAGGCTTATAAGATTGAGTTTAAGACCCCTACTCTGATCCAACCTCCTAGACCTAACTTTAAGAGGAAGAAGAATAGGTATTTACTATTCCCTTTTTCACCTTACTTTCTGGTTTCAATACAGAGGCATTGGAATAAATACCAAGAAAAGAAGATAATAATAAGTTACAGTAGGGCACTTTACTATTTTAAAGAGGTTGATTACAACTTAAAGCCCGTTACGGTAATTTACGATAAAAGTAAGGTAAGGGGATTTGTGGGATGGACACTCTTTACTTTAGAAGCTAGGAAGAACAGCTCTTTAAGGGAAGGAATTAGGAAGTTGTTAGCTTATTCTAACTATATAGGAGTGGGTAAATCTAGGGCAATAGGATTCGGAGAGGTTATGGTAAAAGGTGTTAGAAAGTGA
- a CDS encoding HEPN domain-containing protein → MVSNEANDLMIKAQRYMELAKLALEKGFYSEVCFLSSLAAELYIKGVSLAITGGFPTVHDLREILNYIRINRKSESTIIDEFIRENREELRLLSNEYLVSRYNLGYTYVKEDAEDCLNILLKVINFGNKLLQ, encoded by the coding sequence ATGGTTTCAAATGAAGCCAATGATCTTATGATTAAAGCTCAAAGGTATATGGAGCTTGCTAAATTAGCTTTGGAAAAAGGTTTTTACTCTGAGGTATGTTTCCTTTCAAGTTTAGCTGCAGAGCTTTATATTAAGGGGGTTAGTTTAGCTATTACCGGGGGTTTTCCAACTGTTCACGATTTGAGAGAGATACTGAATTACATAAGGATTAATAGGAAGAGTGAGAGCACGATAATAGACGAATTTATTAGGGAGAATAGAGAAGAGTTGAGATTATTAAGCAATGAGTACTTAGTTTCTAGGTATAATCTTGGTTACACCTATGTTAAAGAAGATGCTGAGGATTGTTTGAATATACTTTTGAAGGTGATTAATTTTGGAAATAAGCTTCTTCAATGA
- a CDS encoding PaREP1 family protein produces the protein MEKDLYKVDEDYVEARVIECLSDLLLSIALWKDGYTRNSAGKAFSAVKALLSALIVVNEEKLLSLAKDDKEREWIKKKAHTVPTHSMYALAQMLKEIGIDVIQLVNYALDLHEYQYNGFEPGFSKYSRKEDVLKDLTTVIKETEKAVITYFPKVEIKEIYEKIDKALANLISQT, from the coding sequence ATGGAAAAAGACCTTTATAAAGTGGATGAGGATTATGTTGAAGCAAGAGTAATTGAGTGTTTATCAGACCTTTTACTCTCTATTGCTTTATGGAAGGACGGGTATACTAGGAACTCAGCTGGAAAAGCTTTTAGTGCAGTAAAAGCACTACTTAGCGCGTTAATTGTAGTTAACGAGGAAAAATTGCTGAGTCTAGCTAAGGACGATAAAGAGAGGGAATGGATAAAGAAAAAGGCTCACACAGTCCCCACACATAGTATGTATGCTTTAGCTCAGATGTTGAAAGAAATTGGCATTGATGTAATACAATTAGTTAACTACGCTTTAGACTTACATGAATATCAATATAACGGCTTTGAACCTGGATTCAGTAAATACAGTAGAAAGGAAGATGTGTTGAAGGATTTAACCACTGTTATTAAAGAGACAGAAAAAGCTGTAATTACTTATTTCCCCAAGGTTGAAATTAAGGAAATTTACGAGAAAATTGACAAAGCATTAGCTAACCTTATATCACAAACTTAA
- a CDS encoding DUF4097 family beta strand repeat-containing protein — protein sequence MSIYLNDINGNVMLINTNTSVIKLNSVNGNIKAEDFYFFHGLIKTLNGNIELKNAIGNYLKASTTNGNIFMIVNKYFNLTYYLNTRNGDIEITALPSIRIVTYSGVTHPPPVIHVNTTNGNVDVNTI from the coding sequence ATGAGTATTTACTTAAATGATATAAACGGAAACGTGATGTTGATAAATACTAATACATCTGTAATTAAACTTAATAGTGTAAACGGAAATATCAAAGCTGAAGACTTTTACTTCTTCCACGGTTTAATTAAGACTCTAAACGGAAATATAGAGCTAAAAAATGCTATAGGGAATTACCTTAAAGCCTCTACCACGAACGGTAATATTTTCATGATAGTTAACAAATACTTCAACTTGACTTATTACCTTAATACAAGGAACGGAGATATTGAAATAACAGCCCTACCCTCTATACGCATAGTTACATATTCTGGTGTGACACATCCTCCACCGGTAATACATGTTAATACAACTAATGGAAATGTAGATGTGAATACGATCTGA
- a CDS encoding nucleotidyltransferase domain-containing protein, translating to MEISFFNELAEKLRPIFGKVAIILHGSRIKGNYYPASDLDVLIITEKCFGRKGLEIPYSFGEELNGIKLDYQVVCYENKDYWIVRNVLSSPNVILVDDFNEFKNKLVVQK from the coding sequence TTGGAAATAAGCTTCTTCAATGAGTTAGCTGAGAAATTGAGACCTATATTTGGTAAAGTAGCCATTATTTTACATGGCAGTAGGATTAAAGGTAATTATTATCCTGCTAGTGATTTAGATGTTTTGATAATAACTGAGAAGTGTTTTGGAAGAAAAGGGTTAGAGATACCTTATTCCTTCGGTGAAGAATTAAACGGGATTAAACTTGACTATCAAGTGGTCTGTTACGAGAATAAAGATTATTGGATTGTGAGAAATGTCCTTTCCTCACCTAACGTTATATTAGTCGATGATTTTAATGAGTTTAAGAACAAACTTGTAGTCCAAAAATAA
- a CDS encoding DUF4097 family beta strand repeat-containing protein — protein MKRIVLVILITSIVVLGIVTALMIHVFGYVTVNKNYVMPLKLPLHNIVINNDVGNVVITQSQNPKLIIHIMAEGFFLSGNICTLLYGEVNGTLLVALRLNQPCLGFDTSYNFTIYVCLPSVVLNNINVTLDNGNIKIENINFKNADIKVNNGNVEIENINHEYLLK, from the coding sequence ATGAAAAGAATAGTATTAGTGATTCTAATAACATCTATAGTGGTTCTCGGAATTGTAACAGCCCTAATGATCCATGTATTCGGTTATGTAACAGTAAATAAAAACTATGTGATGCCGTTAAAACTACCTTTACATAATATTGTGATAAATAATGATGTGGGAAATGTTGTAATTACCCAGAGTCAGAATCCTAAGCTTATAATCCATATAATGGCGGAGGGATTTTTCTTATCTGGTAATATTTGTACCTTATTGTATGGAGAGGTAAACGGTACGTTATTAGTAGCACTAAGATTAAATCAACCATGTTTAGGCTTCGATACTTCTTATAATTTCACTATATATGTTTGTCTTCCAAGCGTTGTGCTTAACAACATAAATGTTACGTTAGATAACGGTAATATAAAGATAGAAAATATAAACTTCAAGAACGCTGATATTAAAGTAAATAATGGAAATGTCGAGATAGAAAATATAAACCATGAGTATTTACTTAAATGA